The Achromobacter deleyi region GCGAACTGACCACCCCGCCCTCGGCAAGATGTTCGCATGGCGGCAACGCCGCGCGCCATCCCCCAAAATGCAAAACGCCGCTGGACTTTCCAGTCCGGCGGCGTTTTACATTGCTCTTCGCGGCCTTCGGGCCGCAGGCCGTATCGGCCTCCCCAGTTTTTCGTGTTCGCGCGGCAAGACGCCGGTATCAGTGAACCGTGCCAGCGCGCGGGCACAGGCCGCACTGCTGCAGGGCCTGCTGCATGCTGCACACCGAACGGCGACAAGCCACGACCCGGATGCCGCCGCGCTGCGCCGCGTTGCGGAAGGTCTTCATGACGTTGTGCCCCAGGAAGTCGGTCAGCAAAATGACCAGTTGGGTGCCCGAGGGCAACTGCAGGGTCTTCTTTTGATGCGAGGGATCGCGGCCACTGATGTGGTGCGTGATCGAAATATTGTGTCCTTTAAGCAGATCGGGGATGTTGCCGAGTCGGTCGGCGCCCACTACCACTGCACTTAATCCTGCCGTCATGATGATCCTCACTGGGTCGTTGAGACTGGATGTAATGATAATGATTCCTATTTTTTAGTCAACTTAAATGAGATCGGTTCTTATTTAATTATTTTTATGAGCTTATGGAAAGGGATAGCGAGACCCCCTTCCCGCCCCCGAAAAAAAAGCGCGCCGCCCTGGGGCGTCGCGCTTTCTGGCGGGGGCAAGGATGCCTATCCTTACTTGGGCGGACCCTGGACGGCTTCGGTGACCACGGCGCGGGTCAGGGACGGCGCCAGCATCTCCAGGAAGGTGTAGACGTAGTCGCGCAGGAACACTCCCGCCTTCACGCCCACGCGCGTCGTATGCGTGCCGAACAGGTGGCCCACCGGCAGCCCCACCAGGTTGGAATCGCGACGCGGGTC contains the following coding sequences:
- a CDS encoding DUF2325 domain-containing protein — its product is MTAGLSAVVVGADRLGNIPDLLKGHNISITHHISGRDPSHQKKTLQLPSGTQLVILLTDFLGHNVMKTFRNAAQRGGIRVVACRRSVCSMQQALQQCGLCPRAGTVH